One Cucumis sativus cultivar 9930 chromosome 1, Cucumber_9930_V3, whole genome shotgun sequence DNA segment encodes these proteins:
- the LOC116404049 gene encoding uncharacterized protein LOC116404049: protein MIDADIDTNIDQAVAYATSCAKDKETVDNNEIEEDDDNHRENKSKTVHDISKKVKIVQEKTKAKTMEIVKNIENARSKRRPKPSKKVLENLKDQKKRKRPKESKR from the exons ATGATAGATGCTGATATTGATACTAACATTGATCAAGCAGTTGCTTATGCAACTTCTTGCGCAAAAGACAAAGAG ACTGTAGATAACAACGAAATTGAGGAAGATGATGATAATCATCGTGAAAATAAGTCAAAAACGGTGCATGACATATCAAAGAAAGTGAAG atTGTTCAAGAAAAGACAAAAGCGAAAACTATGGAAATAGTGAAGAACATTGAAAATGCTAGATCGAAGAGACGACCTAAACCGTCAAAGAAAGTGTTGGAGAATCTGAaagatcaaaagaaaagaaaaagaccaAAAGAATCCAAaagataa